The sequence below is a genomic window from Mycobacterium spongiae.
CACCCGTCCCATGAACCCGTCGCCAACCGGAACCGACAACACATCGCCGGTGCGCTTGACCTGCTGGCCTTCCTCGATGTTCTCGAAGTTGCCCAGGATGACCGCGCCGACGCTGTGCTCGTCGAGGTTGAGAGCGACACCAAGTATTCCGCCCGGAAACTCCAGCAGCTCTTGGGTCATCACCGATGGCAAACCCTGAACGTGGGCGATGCCGTCACCGGCATCGACGACGGTACCGACCTCTTCGCGGCTGGTGTCGGAGGTGAAAGAACTTACGTACTCTTCGATCGCGCCCTGAATGGCGTCGGCGGGAATTGTCAACTCGGCCATGGCTTTTCGTCTTCCTACTTCGGGTTGTGCTGACTAAGTTCAGGTTCAGTCGGGCAATTGCGCCTCGGCCGCAGCCAGACGAGACGAGAGCGTACCGTCGATCACCTCGTCACTGACGGCAATCGAGAGCCCGCCGAGCAACGTGGGATCGATCCGCAGCTGCACGGCCACCGGGTGACCGTAGATGCGGCGAAGCACGTCGACCAGGCGGGTGCGCTGGCCGGCGCTGAGTTCCGCTGCCGCGCTGACCTGCGCGACGACCTCGCCGCGGCGCGCCACCGCGACTTCGGCCAAGAACAGCACCGCCTCCTCGGCGGGTTGACCGCGCAACAGCTCGACGGTCTGGGACAGCAACGCAACCGCGATCGGGTTGACGCCGCTACTGGCGCGCTCGAGCACGTTGCGCAGCAACTGGACTCGGCCTTCGGCCGCAACAGAGTAGTCACCCAAGAGGATGGCAAGCCGCGGCTGCGCATCCAGCACCCGGGAGAACCGGAACAGCTGCTCCTCGACCTCATCGACCTGACCCTCACGTTCAGCGAGTTCCAACAACGCCCGACGCGCCACATGCTCAATGGCATCGATCAGGTCGGAGTTGGCCGACCACCGCTGCGATACGGCCGCGCGCAGCACATCGAGCGTGGGGGCGCCGACCCTGCCGGACACCAGCCGCTCAATCAACCGGACCCTCGGCGCGGCGTCTTCGGCCGGTACCGTCAGGTACCTGGTGACAACAACCTCGCGGCCCAACAGTCTCGCCACCGACGTCAGGTCGGCGGCAAGAGCGGACAGACCGAGATTGTCCAGGCTCTTGGCGAACGTGTCGAACTGAGCCACCAGGTCCACCAGCGCACGGCGACTGGCCGATCGCATCCTGGTCAACAGCGGGTATTCCACTTCCGCCGCGGCAGGTGCCATCGCGTCGAGTTCATCCAGAAAGCGATCGACCGTGGCCGACTGCCGCGCTGGGTCCCCAACGTGACTGCTCACTAATTCCCTTGCTTGGCGCACGGATTCGTGGCCGAATTCCAGCCGCAACCGACGAGTCAGCTGCGCGCGCAGCAGCTCGACCTGGCGTGCGCCCTGCACTTTGATGCGCTCGGCTTCGACATCGGCCTGGGCCTGCAGCTGCTCTGTGATTCGCTCGGCGTCGGCCTTGGCTTCCTCGACCACCCGCAGCGCCTCCGACTTTGCGTCCGCTAGCGCCTTGGAATGTGCCTGGCTCGCCTCCGCCAGCCGATCGGCGGCCGCCGCCGAATCGGCCAACTGCTGGCGCACCGTGTCCTGTCGAGCCGACATCAGACGCCGCACCAACGGCACGACGAAGCGCCACACCAAATACACGATGGCCGCGAACCCGACCAACTGCC
It includes:
- a CDS encoding F0F1 ATP synthase subunit B/delta, which gives rise to MSTFLGQLVGFAAIVYLVWRFVVPLVRRLMSARQDTVRQQLADSAAAADRLAEASQAHSKALADAKSEALRVVEEAKADAERITEQLQAQADVEAERIKVQGARQVELLRAQLTRRLRLEFGHESVRQARELVSSHVGDPARQSATVDRFLDELDAMAPAAAEVEYPLLTRMRSASRRALVDLVAQFDTFAKSLDNLGLSALAADLTSVARLLGREVVVTRYLTVPAEDAAPRVRLIERLVSGRVGAPTLDVLRAAVSQRWSANSDLIDAIEHVARRALLELAEREGQVDEVEEQLFRFSRVLDAQPRLAILLGDYSVAAEGRVQLLRNVLERASSGVNPIAVALLSQTVELLRGQPAEEAVLFLAEVAVARRGEVVAQVSAAAELSAGQRTRLVDVLRRIYGHPVAVQLRIDPTLLGGLSIAVSDEVIDGTLSSRLAAAEAQLPD